From Streptomyces qinzhouensis, one genomic window encodes:
- a CDS encoding RICIN domain-containing protein yields the protein MPTIRDRETRFTIPDGEVFIHLAGRPDLVWDMAGHSQQAGGRALLWQRHGGANQRWRVTNFYDQENNPYTWFRITNVHSGMALVHRAEDNAFVQQPAGEPLSDVGWGQCWAMGYPGFAGSSYDPSKPAQPHPTGSDGIRVRFKGNYKSGGVVTIAAPEASGTYLSSTENWADFETGWRFVPAS from the coding sequence TTCATCCATCTGGCCGGGCGGCCCGATCTGGTGTGGGACATGGCCGGCCACTCCCAGCAGGCCGGCGGAAGGGCCCTGCTGTGGCAGCGGCACGGCGGCGCCAATCAACGGTGGCGAGTGACCAACTTCTACGATCAGGAGAACAACCCCTACACCTGGTTCCGGATCACCAATGTCCACAGCGGTATGGCCCTGGTACACCGGGCGGAGGACAACGCCTTCGTCCAGCAGCCCGCCGGCGAGCCCCTCTCGGACGTGGGCTGGGGACAGTGCTGGGCCATGGGTTATCCGGGCTTCGCCGGTTCGAGCTACGATCCCTCCAAACCCGCCCAGCCGCACCCCACCGGCTCCGACGGCATCCGCGTGCGGTTCAAGGGAAACTACAAGTCCGGCGGCGTGGTGACCATCGCCGCCCCTGAGGCATCCGGCACCTATCTCTCCTCCACCGAGAACTGGGCCGACTTCGAGACCGGCTGGAGATTCGTCCCCGCGTCCTGA